The genome window TGTTAATTCTGGCAGTCTTTCCCAGCATTGTTTATGTCTATCGCAAGTACAGTCGCCGGATTCGGGGGATGAGTCGGCGGATCCAGGAAAGCGTTGCCGACATTAACGATGTTCTCCACGAAGGGCTGGTGGGAATTCGGATCGTCAAGTCCTTTGTTAGAGAGGACTATGAGTTCAATCGCTTTGTACGGGAAAACGAGGCCAACTTTGCCGCTCATCGGAAGAACGCCCAGTTGACCGCCACTTTGTCTCCCATGGTGGAGCTGTTGGCTTCACTGGGTTTCACTCTGGTGTTGTGGTTTGGAGGGTATGAGGTAATCCGGGGCACCATGACCCCGGGGGAGTTGATCGCCTTCTTCACTCTGGCCCTGATGATTATCAATCCCCTTAAGGCTCTCAGCGGCTTGTCCCATACGGTGCAAAATGCCTTGGCGGCCGCAGATCGCATAGTCGATTTACTCAATCAAAGGCCGGCCATCACTGAGATTGCCAATCCCAAGGAGCTGCCATCGGATACCCCAGGCAGGGTTGAACTAAGAAATGTCAGCTTTGGCTACCATCCTGGGGAATTGGTGCTTCGAGATATCAACCTGGAGATCGAGCCCGGTGAAACCGTGGCCTTAGTGGGCCCCAGTGGAGCCGGCAAGTCGACTCTAGCAGATCTTATTCCCCGGTTCTATGAAGTTACCTCTGGCGAAATCTTAGTTGATGGGCATGACATCAAAACCTTGAGTCTTGCCTCCCTAAGGCAGGCCATCGCCGTTGTGCCCCAGGAAACGGTGCTCTTTGCCGGTTCTATTTACGATAATATTCTCTATGGAAATCTCGGGGCTGATCGGGAGGAAGTAGTCGCCGCCGCCCAGGCCGCCAATGCCCATGGTTTTATCAGCGCCTTGGAGCATGGGTATGACACCATCATCGGCGAGAAGGGTGTGGGTCTGTCAGGGGGGCAGCGTCAGCGCATCGCCATTGCCCGAGCGCTCTTGAAAAACCCCCGCATCTTAATTCTCGATGAGGCGACCTCCGCCCTGGACACCCAATCCGAGGCTTTGGTCCAGGAGGCTCTGGAAAATCTAATGCGGGATCGCACCACCTTGGTGATTGCCCATCGATTATCTACCATTGTGGAAGCTGACAAGATCGTTGTGCTTGACCGGGGGCAAATCGTAGAGGTGGGGACCCATCAGGAGCTGCTGGCCAAAGGGGGATTCTATCACCGACTCTATGAGGGCCAGTGGCAAGAGCAGTAGGTTGTTAATATCTCTTGGGTGGAATGGAGTATGGGCGAAGGACTGCAGCAGTACTTAATAGATTTAGTTTCAAATCCGACTCCAAAGAAGCCGGCCGAGAGGATGACACTGGCCGGCTTGACGGGACTATCCTGGGTGTATCAGTCGGTGATTTCCCTGCGGGATCTGGCCTACCGGCAGCGGTGGGTGACTTCTACCCGCTTGCCTTGCCTTGTGGTCAGCGTGGGCAACATTACTGCAGGGGGAACGGGAAAAACTCCAGTGGTGCAGTACCTGGCCCGTTTCTGGCATGCCATGGGATACCGCATTTGCATTCTTACCCGGGGGTACCAGGCTACGGAGAAGCTACCGGAGGACGGGGTGATCGTCTCCGATTACCAATCGGTACGGCAGGAGGTAGCCGGCGCCGGGGACGAGGCGATGCTTTTAGCCAAAAGCCTGCCGGGAGTTGCGGTCATTTCCGGTAAGAAACGAGCCTTGACCGGGGCCAAGGCCATTGACACCCTGGCTCCCGATATTATAATTCTCGATGATGGGTTTCAGCACCGGCAGGTGGAGCGGGATGTTGACATTGTGGTGATAGACGGGACAAGTCCCTTTGGAAATGGACGAGTCCTGCCCCGGGGATGGCTGCGGGAACCGGTATCTGCCCTGTCCCGGGCCGATAGTATCATCATCACTCGCACCGACCAGATCGACCAAGTTCAGCTTCGGCAGCTGGAGTCGCAGCTGGCTGATTTGGCGCCCCAGGCACCGATCTTTGCCAGTGTCCATCGGCCCAAGGCCCTTCTTAAGTTAGCGGAGACCGGAATAGATAGAGGAAATCCCTTGCCGGTAGATTCCTTAGCGGGCCGATCCGTTGTCGCTGCCTGTGGAATCGGCAATCCTGCGGCCTTCGCTCAGACCTTGAACTCCGTGGGAGCCGAGGTGATTAGGCGTCTGGATTTTCCCGATCATCACAGTTATACCCGGCAAGACATTGCCAAGATGGCCGACGCCGCTCAGAGTTGTCAGGCGGCAGGGGTAGTGGTGACGGAAAAGGATGCCGTTAAGTTTACGCCGGAGATTGCAGCGGAGATTGCCCGGTCCGGCGTTGATTTTTGGGTATTAACTATTGGGCTGGAGCCCGTGGACCCGGGGAAGTTTTCCCGCTATTTAAGAGGCATAGCCCCTTAAGCTGATTCCTTTGGAAGGGAATCAGCTGGAGGAGAAGATGAGGTGTGGAAGATGAAAATAACCGGTATTATTCCGGCTCGATACAGCTCAACTCGGTTTCCTGGAAAGCCCCTGGCGGAGTTAGCGGGCAAGCCGATGATTCAGCACGTATATGAACGGGCTGCCAGTGCCACTACGCTCAGCGAAGTGATAGTGGCCACCGATGATGCCAGAATCATGGCTGCCGTGGAGAAGTTTGGGGGACGGGCAGTGATGACCTCTCCGGAGCATCCCACGGGTACCGATCGGTTAGCAGAAGTGGCGGCCAATCTTGACAGTGACTTGATTGTGAATATTCAGGGCGATGAACCACTGTTAGCCTCTGAGGCCATCGATGCG of Bacillota bacterium contains these proteins:
- the lpxK gene encoding tetraacyldisaccharide 4'-kinase codes for the protein MGEGLQQYLIDLVSNPTPKKPAERMTLAGLTGLSWVYQSVISLRDLAYRQRWVTSTRLPCLVVSVGNITAGGTGKTPVVQYLARFWHAMGYRICILTRGYQATEKLPEDGVIVSDYQSVRQEVAGAGDEAMLLAKSLPGVAVISGKKRALTGAKAIDTLAPDIIILDDGFQHRQVERDVDIVVIDGTSPFGNGRVLPRGWLREPVSALSRADSIIITRTDQIDQVQLRQLESQLADLAPQAPIFASVHRPKALLKLAETGIDRGNPLPVDSLAGRSVVAACGIGNPAAFAQTLNSVGAEVIRRLDFPDHHSYTRQDIAKMADAAQSCQAAGVVVTEKDAVKFTPEIAAEIARSGVDFWVLTIGLEPVDPGKFSRYLRGIAP
- a CDS encoding ABC transporter ATP-binding protein: MRNIDLLRFIRPYKTRLVAGIGATISHSLVTVFFFKLFKDFLDTMIDSIATSRHSLRPLTLISLTLVGMFLFKGIAYYGQRYLTTYVAQRTMKDLREALYRHLQSMSMEFFDKNKVGQIMSRTVNDVAILEGAIVSGAINVFYNLITLVVGMGYLLYLNPKLTVLILAVFPSIVYVYRKYSRRIRGMSRRIQESVADINDVLHEGLVGIRIVKSFVREDYEFNRFVRENEANFAAHRKNAQLTATLSPMVELLASLGFTLVLWFGGYEVIRGTMTPGELIAFFTLALMIINPLKALSGLSHTVQNALAAADRIVDLLNQRPAITEIANPKELPSDTPGRVELRNVSFGYHPGELVLRDINLEIEPGETVALVGPSGAGKSTLADLIPRFYEVTSGEILVDGHDIKTLSLASLRQAIAVVPQETVLFAGSIYDNILYGNLGADREEVVAAAQAANAHGFISALEHGYDTIIGEKGVGLSGGQRQRIAIARALLKNPRILILDEATSALDTQSEALVQEALENLMRDRTTLVIAHRLSTIVEADKIVVLDRGQIVEVGTHQELLAKGGFYHRLYEGQWQEQ